From a single Methylacidiphilum kamchatkense Kam1 genomic region:
- a CDS encoding OmpA family protein translates to MKTEPFHSISLILDRKTVTLAVILSLLVHLGLILTVGPLRIKNFSVPYTTKKFNRRIDLKRAELPASIFQARAETKSPSVTPIPALEAPKQIKAINPLVQDITQANPVRIPMPSVVPGGAPEVAVLSPTPPTAVSPYEEDAKSQLQSMISHLITGPSSSGVPNTNNILPSGLGHDPIPGASAAGQAGTHPTGTSGGEGIPGVDDIQTQFKAAANFDPRIPQPVVLRLPSDILFDFDSANIKADAEPLLFQVLEILKKYHRADVEIGGHTDTFGDNMYNLQLSEQRAFAVQQWLEAHLPAGMYNFHSTGYGKSHPIVNPRGSIEEQAKNRRVEIVIRALVEE, encoded by the coding sequence TTTAACAGTCGGTCCGTTGCGGATTAAAAATTTCTCTGTGCCTTATACGACGAAAAAATTCAATAGGAGGATAGATCTAAAAAGGGCTGAGTTGCCGGCTTCCATTTTTCAAGCCAGAGCCGAAACCAAAAGCCCATCGGTTACTCCCATTCCTGCTCTGGAAGCTCCGAAACAGATCAAGGCTATTAATCCTTTGGTTCAAGACATCACACAAGCCAATCCGGTTAGGATCCCAATGCCATCGGTTGTTCCTGGGGGAGCGCCTGAAGTTGCTGTTTTATCTCCGACTCCTCCTACGGCCGTAAGCCCCTATGAAGAGGATGCTAAATCTCAGCTTCAATCCATGATCTCTCATCTCATAACCGGGCCTTCCTCATCCGGTGTGCCAAATACAAATAATATTCTACCTTCAGGTCTTGGACATGATCCAATTCCAGGAGCGAGTGCAGCTGGTCAAGCGGGGACGCATCCAACAGGGACAAGCGGAGGAGAAGGCATACCAGGAGTGGATGACATTCAAACACAGTTCAAAGCGGCTGCTAATTTTGATCCAAGGATTCCACAGCCCGTAGTTTTGCGTTTGCCAAGCGATATCCTTTTTGATTTCGATTCGGCAAACATAAAAGCCGATGCGGAACCACTTCTTTTCCAAGTGCTAGAAATCTTAAAAAAATATCATCGGGCCGATGTTGAAATCGGTGGGCATACGGACACATTCGGTGATAATATGTATAATTTACAGTTAAGCGAACAAAGAGCCTTTGCTGTCCAACAATGGCTAGAAGCTCATCTGCCTGCAGGAATGTATAATTTCCATTCTACTGGGTATGGGAAAAGTCATCCCATTGTGAATCCAAGGGGATCGATTGAAGAACAAGCCAAAAATCGCAGAGTAGAAATAGTCATCCGAGCACTAGTTGAAGAATGA
- a CDS encoding tetratricopeptide repeat protein, with protein MKLSCFRIYDWHYLFSFYLVLSVLSFSTLKSEEESSFDSEFWTSRIVDFSLVNSNGMTHWIRGIVLSADGKVLTLSDVFNGEGKIKEVKRWDFRPVQYLGWIVKDPEKNFLLLQVEGKSLSALRIVSRESWPANGGNEFYIPVPTPEEPRRIAKYVPKEMPQKDNEHIFFEGPTASVLLGSPIINEKGQTIGIVDWIDLQNGLVRVRVLDGPLEILDKADRLVEFAFWQENLEAIRKKGEQNSLLSSSTYWRNLWQGIQKNEIEKNADILIQLYPKLDVAWAAASANYLRLSLWDKADFAARKAIAMNPSDYHYPVLFAQILIGKKEWNPAIDALLQAREEGALSKEIAYPLGICLDKIGQYEKAVEELKSYVENRPRHVSAWILMGEIYQKIHHWEQAISAFTKAARLNPQSIRAWVGMADSYRELSKWEQASEAYTELSLLEPTNEAVWYNLGLVLLKMEQEKFARACFMRVIELNPKDRDGWFNFGVLSQRAGERLVAMNAYKKAVNLDPDFGIGWFNLGCLYQELHLYPEAIEAWRKAEKTLPGDIRPLINLVFLENHLHDYSQRDKDLSKLEGMDPRLAQQIRFKMATMSR; from the coding sequence GTGAAACTATCCTGTTTTCGTATTTATGATTGGCACTATCTTTTTTCTTTTTATCTCGTTTTGAGTGTCTTATCTTTTTCAACCCTTAAGTCCGAAGAAGAATCCTCTTTTGACTCCGAATTTTGGACGTCAAGAATTGTTGATTTCTCTCTTGTCAATTCGAATGGAATGACTCATTGGATCAGAGGCATAGTTCTCTCCGCGGATGGTAAAGTGCTAACCTTATCTGATGTTTTTAATGGGGAAGGGAAAATTAAAGAGGTAAAGAGATGGGACTTTCGACCTGTGCAATATCTAGGATGGATTGTGAAGGATCCAGAAAAAAACTTTCTCTTGCTTCAAGTCGAAGGCAAATCCCTTTCGGCGCTAAGAATAGTTTCAAGAGAAAGTTGGCCTGCCAATGGAGGAAATGAATTTTACATTCCTGTTCCTACCCCTGAGGAACCTAGAAGAATTGCAAAATATGTTCCAAAAGAAATGCCACAAAAAGATAACGAGCATATTTTTTTTGAGGGTCCAACCGCAAGCGTGTTGCTTGGTAGTCCCATCATCAATGAAAAAGGTCAAACTATTGGAATCGTTGATTGGATCGACCTTCAAAATGGCTTAGTTAGGGTAAGAGTGCTTGATGGTCCTTTGGAAATCTTAGATAAAGCAGATCGGCTTGTTGAGTTTGCCTTTTGGCAAGAAAACTTAGAAGCGATTAGGAAAAAAGGAGAGCAAAATTCCTTACTCTCCTCTTCTACCTATTGGAGAAATTTATGGCAAGGAATTCAAAAAAATGAGATCGAAAAGAACGCTGATATTTTGATTCAGCTCTATCCAAAATTAGATGTCGCCTGGGCTGCTGCCTCAGCAAATTATTTAAGGTTATCTTTATGGGATAAGGCAGATTTTGCTGCCAGAAAAGCTATTGCCATGAATCCTTCCGATTATCATTATCCGGTTTTATTTGCTCAAATATTAATTGGGAAGAAGGAGTGGAATCCCGCTATTGATGCATTGCTTCAGGCACGAGAAGAAGGGGCCCTTTCGAAGGAAATTGCCTATCCCTTAGGGATATGTTTGGATAAAATTGGTCAATACGAAAAAGCGGTAGAAGAACTGAAAAGTTATGTGGAAAATCGACCCAGGCATGTTAGCGCCTGGATTTTAATGGGTGAAATCTATCAAAAGATTCATCACTGGGAACAAGCTATCAGTGCTTTTACAAAAGCGGCAAGATTAAATCCACAATCTATACGAGCATGGGTAGGAATGGCTGATTCTTATAGAGAACTTTCCAAATGGGAGCAGGCTTCTGAAGCTTATACGGAACTGAGTCTTTTGGAGCCTACGAATGAGGCCGTGTGGTATAACCTTGGTCTAGTGTTGTTGAAAATGGAGCAGGAAAAGTTTGCTCGAGCTTGTTTTATGCGCGTCATAGAGTTAAATCCTAAAGATCGAGATGGATGGTTTAATTTTGGTGTCCTCAGTCAGAGAGCAGGAGAAAGATTGGTTGCAATGAATGCTTACAAAAAAGCTGTAAATCTAGATCCAGATTTTGGCATAGGATGGTTTAACTTGGGTTGTCTGTATCAAGAACTCCACCTTTATCCTGAAGCAATTGAAGCGTGGCGGAAAGCTGAGAAAACCCTCCCTGGTGATATTCGACCATTAATCAATCTCGTTTTTCTTGAAAACCATCTCCATGATTATAGCCAGAGGGATAAGGATTTGTCAAAATTGGAAGGTATGGATCCTCGTCTTGCCCAGCAAATAAGATTTAAGATGGCTACAATGAGCCGGTAG